The following proteins are co-located in the Acidimicrobiia bacterium genome:
- a CDS encoding glycosyltransferase 87 family protein: MRRWVEPAIYAASAVFAAAAVEFGLTPHRAWGRVAAIPYAVAALVLVVVCLRAPQLMTRGVRAAVAVTLLAAVTLAPMAIQIGRRGADALGYHAQSEVLVVEQASSALARGDNPYDAVFDDEILARRRAGTQTHFPYLPGMLALGAVPDSWGPLADARVAFAVVTLLVFGIAAVMARRRERFVRALQVLVVLPTGALILATGGDDLPVLALMLLSLVLVDRRHPVAGGVAIGLAAATKQLAWPLLPFLVFAAVDLDGEPARGRTATAAGLTMLPVLVPFVVWNPSAFIEDVVRFPLGMGADASAAASPTLGRLVSGAVPGAETVLSILLPVGLLVGAAVVLIRRPPRDPAAAALAAGVFIGAAVLFAPAARIGIAVYAVNLAVWWWVLRPDADAAETKVSENAPSTLTVTPGAA; this comes from the coding sequence ATGAGGCGGTGGGTGGAGCCTGCGATCTACGCCGCTTCGGCGGTGTTCGCCGCGGCCGCGGTCGAGTTCGGCCTGACACCGCATCGCGCCTGGGGTCGGGTTGCGGCCATTCCCTACGCGGTGGCGGCACTCGTGCTCGTCGTCGTGTGCCTGAGGGCGCCGCAGCTCATGACCCGTGGCGTCCGCGCTGCGGTGGCGGTCACTCTCCTGGCTGCCGTGACCCTCGCCCCCATGGCCATCCAGATCGGGAGACGGGGGGCAGATGCGCTCGGTTACCACGCCCAGTCCGAGGTCCTCGTCGTGGAGCAGGCGAGTAGCGCCCTCGCCCGGGGTGACAACCCCTACGACGCCGTCTTCGACGACGAGATCCTCGCCCGTCGCCGTGCCGGCACACAGACACACTTTCCCTACCTGCCCGGCATGCTCGCGCTCGGAGCGGTGCCCGACTCGTGGGGGCCGCTGGCCGACGCGCGCGTGGCGTTCGCCGTTGTGACGTTGCTCGTTTTCGGAATCGCCGCGGTGATGGCTCGGCGTCGGGAGCGTTTCGTGCGCGCTCTCCAGGTCCTCGTGGTTCTCCCGACGGGCGCGCTCATCCTGGCGACCGGCGGCGACGACCTGCCGGTGCTCGCCCTGATGCTGCTGTCACTCGTGCTCGTCGACCGGCGCCACCCGGTTGCCGGAGGTGTCGCCATCGGCCTCGCGGCGGCCACGAAGCAGCTCGCGTGGCCGCTGCTCCCGTTCCTCGTGTTCGCCGCCGTCGACCTCGATGGAGAGCCGGCGCGGGGTCGAACGGCGACGGCGGCCGGGCTCACGATGCTGCCGGTGCTAGTCCCGTTCGTCGTGTGGAACCCCTCGGCCTTCATCGAGGACGTCGTGCGGTTCCCTCTCGGGATGGGAGCCGACGCCAGTGCCGCGGCGTCGCCCACGCTCGGCCGCCTCGTGAGTGGAGCGGTCCCGGGAGCGGAGACCGTCCTGTCGATCCTGCTGCCGGTCGGCCTACTCGTCGGGGCGGCGGTGGTGCTGATCCGCCGCCCGCCGCGTGATCCGGCCGCGGCTGCGTTGGCGGCCGGAGTGTTCATCGGCGCGGCGGTGCTGTTCGCTCCCGCAGCGCGCATCGGTATCGCGGTCTACGCGGTCAACCTCGCCGTGTGGTGGTGGGTGCTGCGTCCCGACGCGGATGCTGCGGAGACGAAGGTGTCCGAGAACGCGCCCTCGACGCTGACCGTCACGCCGGGCGCGGCGTGA
- a CDS encoding RDD family protein — MTEVAHRSGRSIDTATPNAAAGNAPTDTSAGLETFRGRYAGVASRGAAVCVDAVTIIVMFYAGVGLAILTLALVKLEKPQVLSLPDLGWALGFGFWLFLYAWGSWSLTGKTVGKALLGLRIVTKRGEPIGAVRALRRCFGWLVSLMFFGLGFLWILISRDRRGWHDYIAGTCVIYDWDARTGNLLKERRQKAEAALPAPHH; from the coding sequence GTGACAGAGGTCGCCCATCGCTCCGGTCGTTCGATCGACACGGCGACTCCGAACGCGGCAGCCGGCAACGCACCCACGGACACGTCCGCCGGGTTGGAGACTTTCCGCGGTCGTTACGCCGGTGTCGCCTCCCGTGGGGCTGCCGTGTGCGTGGACGCGGTCACGATCATCGTGATGTTCTACGCAGGAGTCGGATTGGCAATCCTCACGCTCGCGCTCGTCAAGCTCGAGAAGCCCCAGGTCCTGTCTCTGCCCGACCTCGGATGGGCGCTCGGCTTCGGGTTCTGGCTGTTCCTCTACGCGTGGGGGAGCTGGTCGCTGACGGGCAAGACGGTGGGCAAGGCCCTTCTGGGTCTTCGCATCGTCACCAAGCGGGGAGAGCCGATCGGCGCCGTGCGAGCGCTCCGGCGGTGCTTCGGCTGGCTCGTGTCACTGATGTTCTTCGGGCTGGGATTCCTCTGGATCCTCATCTCCCGCGACCGGCGCGGGTGGCACGACTACATCGCCGGCACCTGTGTGATCTACGACTGGGACGCCCGGACCGGAAACCTCCTGAAAGAACGTCGTCAGAAGGCCGAAGCCGCGCTTCCAGCGCCGCACCACTGA
- a CDS encoding HhH-GPD-type base excision DNA repair protein: protein MTPVAIPITGEADADRLLQDEPLALLLGMLLDQQVPMEWAFRGPHTLQERLGRPLDAADIAAMDPEELERVFREKPALHRYPASMAKRAHALCATIVDEYDGDAAAVWTEATDGADALNRLRALPGYGPEKSKILLAILGKRLGVALEGWEHAAEPFSGSTPRSVADVDSAESLEKVRAWKKAQKAKGKKKSE, encoded by the coding sequence ATGACTCCTGTTGCTATCCCCATCACCGGTGAAGCCGACGCCGACCGCCTGCTCCAGGACGAACCCCTGGCGTTGCTTCTGGGCATGCTGCTCGACCAGCAGGTGCCCATGGAATGGGCGTTCCGCGGGCCCCACACCTTGCAGGAACGCCTCGGGCGCCCGCTCGACGCGGCCGACATCGCCGCCATGGACCCCGAAGAGCTGGAACGGGTCTTCCGGGAGAAGCCGGCGCTTCACCGCTATCCCGCCTCCATGGCCAAGCGTGCGCACGCGCTGTGTGCGACGATCGTCGACGAGTACGACGGCGATGCAGCAGCCGTGTGGACCGAAGCAACCGACGGGGCCGACGCGCTGAACCGGCTCCGTGCGCTGCCGGGCTACGGCCCCGAGAAGTCGAAGATCCTCCTCGCCATTCTCGGTAAGCGCCTCGGTGTGGCCCTCGAGGGTTGGGAGCACGCCGCCGAGCCGTTCTCGGGCTCCACACCACGCTCGGTCGCCGACGTCGACTCCGCCGAGTCACTCGAGAAGGTCCGCGCCTGGAAGAAGGCCCAGAAGGCCAAGGGCAAGAAGAAGTCCGAGTAG
- a CDS encoding nucleotidyltransferase domain-containing protein produces the protein MDYRAPLQAVIPGARGRVLAVLTGTDEELSLSVLGRLSHVSVNQIPRVVDDLAALGIVTTRRVPPTTLISLERRSLATGLLMRLSRLDEAAFFRLAELATELRPAPRSVVAFGSFASGSAGPDSDIDIAIVHSEAELATDEWAASVAAFVDDGSAALGNVISIAELTLEDIDDGALDTDFWAGVRETQLCLFGSPIGESL, from the coding sequence ATGGACTACCGGGCCCCGCTCCAGGCTGTGATACCGGGGGCTCGCGGGCGGGTCCTCGCTGTCTTGACGGGAACCGACGAGGAGCTCTCGCTCTCGGTACTCGGCCGACTCTCGCACGTGAGCGTCAACCAGATCCCCCGCGTCGTCGACGACCTCGCAGCGCTCGGAATCGTCACCACACGGCGGGTCCCTCCCACCACGCTGATTTCACTCGAGCGACGGAGCCTCGCGACGGGACTTCTCATGCGTCTCTCCCGTCTCGACGAGGCTGCCTTCTTCCGCCTCGCGGAACTTGCGACGGAACTCCGGCCGGCTCCGCGCTCCGTCGTTGCCTTCGGGTCGTTCGCATCGGGCTCTGCCGGACCCGACAGCGACATCGACATTGCGATCGTTCATTCAGAGGCGGAGCTGGCAACGGACGAATGGGCGGCGTCAGTGGCCGCTTTCGTCGACGATGGGTCCGCCGCGCTCGGCAACGTCATCTCCATCGCAGAACTCACCCTGGAAGACATCGACGACGGGGCGCTCGACACCGACTTCTGGGCGGGTGTTCGGGAAACCCAACTCTGCCTCTTCGGCAGCCCCATCGGAGAGAGCCTGTGA
- a CDS encoding HEPN domain-containing protein: protein MTRRSTRRLSTADARRHLAQAEEFLDAARADLDAERFNAAAGNAAVAIINSADAVAGLRFGERWIGAHELAGRHVAKAGKEGRQLERALQRAIPHKNKAQYDPGSVTPARAADLVKIAGRAVATARRVDATSAAE from the coding sequence GTGACCCGGCGCAGCACGCGGCGCCTCTCCACGGCCGACGCCCGTCGCCACCTCGCACAAGCAGAGGAGTTCCTCGACGCCGCCCGCGCCGACCTCGACGCTGAACGGTTCAATGCCGCCGCTGGAAACGCTGCCGTGGCGATCATCAACAGTGCGGACGCGGTCGCCGGCCTTCGCTTCGGCGAGAGGTGGATCGGAGCTCATGAACTCGCGGGACGCCACGTCGCGAAGGCGGGAAAGGAAGGCCGGCAGCTCGAGCGCGCTCTCCAGCGGGCAATTCCGCACAAGAACAAGGCGCAGTACGACCCCGGCTCGGTCACCCCGGCCAGGGCCGCAGACCTCGTGAAGATTGCCGGCCGAGCTGTCGCCACCGCGCGGAGAGTCGACGCGACCTCCGCGGCGGAGTGA
- a CDS encoding type 1 glutamine amidotransferase domain-containing protein — translation MTVPYYAFLDAGMDVDVASPAGGVIPVDPLSVRGVLRTDADDRFLADDELRQKVAESLSIGDLDMADYDIVYLAGGWGAAFDFGVSEELAAKMTEANALGKVIGGVCHGPLGLHNATDTNGEPLVKGRRVTAVTDKQVRELGISGTPQHPETELRRMGANFEAETRFRDVLANHWVADGNLVTGQNQNAAPMVAREMMLTVLSGRADRDHSA, via the coding sequence ATGACCGTTCCGTACTACGCGTTCCTCGACGCCGGTATGGACGTCGACGTGGCGAGCCCTGCGGGGGGAGTGATCCCCGTCGATCCGCTGTCGGTGCGTGGAGTGCTGCGCACCGATGCGGACGACCGCTTCCTCGCCGACGACGAGCTTCGCCAGAAGGTCGCCGAGTCGCTTTCGATCGGTGACCTCGACATGGCCGACTACGACATCGTCTACCTGGCCGGTGGCTGGGGCGCCGCCTTCGACTTCGGCGTCTCCGAGGAACTCGCCGCCAAGATGACAGAGGCCAACGCACTCGGGAAGGTCATCGGCGGTGTGTGCCACGGTCCGCTCGGACTGCACAACGCAACGGATACCAACGGCGAGCCTCTTGTGAAGGGCCGCCGGGTCACTGCGGTGACCGACAAGCAGGTGCGGGAGCTGGGGATCTCCGGGACGCCGCAGCACCCCGAGACCGAGCTGCGACGCATGGGCGCCAACTTCGAGGCCGAGACGAGGTTCCGCGACGTGCTCGCCAACCACTGGGTGGCCGACGGCAACCTCGTCACCGGCCAGAACCAGAACGCCGCCCCCATGGTCGCCCGGGAGATGATGCTCACGGTGCTCTCCGGTCGTGCTGACCGGGACCATTCCGCGTGA
- a CDS encoding SRPBCC family protein, translating into MIEIVRNTDVVASPVDVWAVLSDFGGISAWADVVDHSCLMSGQTEGVGAVRRIQSGRVTIVERVHLWEPPSALGYGIEGLPPLVKSASNTWRVDSTDPGSTVSLATDVDCGPRPPQRVIAQAAARRLAGTCERLLADLDRLLQQRGAATTGTTT; encoded by the coding sequence GTGATCGAGATCGTTCGCAACACCGACGTGGTCGCGAGCCCCGTCGACGTGTGGGCGGTCCTGTCCGACTTCGGGGGAATCAGCGCATGGGCCGACGTGGTCGACCACTCGTGTCTCATGAGCGGGCAGACCGAAGGCGTCGGCGCCGTCCGGCGGATCCAGTCGGGCAGGGTCACCATCGTCGAACGCGTGCACCTGTGGGAACCACCCTCGGCGCTCGGGTACGGGATCGAGGGACTTCCCCCGCTGGTGAAGTCGGCGTCCAACACCTGGCGCGTGGATTCGACGGACCCCGGCTCGACCGTCTCGCTCGCCACCGACGTGGACTGTGGACCGCGACCTCCGCAACGCGTGATCGCGCAGGCCGCGGCGCGTCGCCTGGCCGGGACCTGCGAGCGCCTCCTCGCCGACCTCGACCGGCTCCTCCAGCAGCGTGGCGCCGCAACGACCGGAACAACGACGTGA
- a CDS encoding 2OG-Fe(II) oxygenase yields MAGGGGRFRPERRPLFIPVDGPDYASNIVFEGAFTARQCDRIIEAGLALGADDALVGTVDDNTTEDAATRIAGAAWIEPDDDTMWIFDKLATLSQRANRTWGFDLTGFTEDAQFTRYDRPGAFYDWHQDGLDGDVAVRKLSLVLQLSDPADYDGSDLEFFAVNEEHDADDIAEWRATARTRGTVVAFPAFEFHRVTPLERGERFSLVCWIGGPAFR; encoded by the coding sequence ATGGCAGGGGGAGGAGGGCGGTTCCGTCCCGAGCGTCGGCCGCTGTTCATTCCCGTCGACGGACCCGACTACGCCTCGAACATCGTGTTCGAGGGCGCCTTCACCGCCCGGCAGTGTGACCGGATCATCGAGGCAGGCCTCGCTCTCGGTGCCGACGACGCACTGGTCGGAACAGTCGACGACAACACGACCGAAGACGCCGCCACGCGGATCGCCGGGGCAGCATGGATCGAGCCCGACGACGACACCATGTGGATCTTCGACAAGCTCGCGACTCTCTCACAGCGCGCCAACCGGACTTGGGGCTTCGACCTCACGGGCTTCACCGAGGACGCCCAGTTCACGCGCTACGACCGCCCCGGTGCCTTCTACGACTGGCACCAGGACGGCCTCGACGGCGACGTCGCGGTGCGAAAGCTCTCTCTGGTGCTCCAGCTGTCTGACCCTGCCGACTACGACGGCTCCGACCTCGAGTTCTTCGCCGTCAACGAGGAGCACGACGCCGACGACATCGCCGAGTGGCGCGCCACGGCACGCACTCGCGGCACTGTCGTGGCATTCCCTGCCTTCGAGTTCCACCGGGTGACCCCACTGGAGCGTGGCGAGCGGTTCTCGCTGGTGTGTTGGATCGGCGGTCCCGCGTTCCGCTAG
- a CDS encoding aldehyde dehydrogenase, with protein sequence MKTYDKFYIGGEWVDPVGQGKVEVFSPHDGTHVGTVPEAVPADMDRAVEAARASFDSGEWANTSPHDRADVMAKISEGIIARTDEFATLIARENGCPITWGTMGQVLAPTMVLNYFTELTREFDFESRHVGALGAPTVVRREPVGVAAGIIPWNVPLFLTIIKMAPSLASGSSIVLKPAPETPLDAYILAEIVDEAGLPPGVVNFVPADREVGQHLVTHDGVDKVSFTGSTTAGRKVASLAGEQLKRVTLELGGKSAAIILDSADLSETVQPLLDAAMMNNGQACVAQTRILASRDRYDEVVDAFVDAVGALNVGDPLDEATQIGPLLAERQRERVEGYIAKGRDEGAKVAIGGGRPDGLDQGVYVDPTLFVNVDNSMTIAREEIFGPVVSVIPYDDVDDAVAIANDSDYGLSGSVFGADVDEALDVARRVRTGTSTVNGFLLDFASPFGGFKDSGIGRELGEDGLKAYLETKSICLPL encoded by the coding sequence GTGAAGACCTACGACAAGTTCTACATCGGCGGCGAGTGGGTCGACCCCGTCGGCCAGGGGAAGGTCGAGGTCTTCTCGCCCCACGACGGAACCCACGTCGGGACGGTCCCCGAGGCTGTCCCCGCCGACATGGACCGCGCCGTCGAGGCCGCACGTGCGTCCTTCGACAGTGGGGAGTGGGCCAACACCTCCCCGCACGACCGCGCGGACGTGATGGCGAAGATCTCCGAGGGCATCATCGCCCGCACCGATGAGTTCGCCACGCTGATCGCCCGGGAGAACGGCTGTCCGATCACCTGGGGGACGATGGGTCAGGTCCTCGCACCCACGATGGTGCTCAACTACTTCACCGAGCTCACCCGCGAGTTCGACTTCGAGTCGCGCCACGTGGGTGCTCTGGGCGCTCCGACCGTGGTGCGCCGCGAGCCGGTCGGTGTCGCGGCCGGGATCATCCCGTGGAACGTCCCGCTGTTCCTCACGATCATCAAGATGGCGCCGTCGCTCGCGTCGGGTTCGAGCATCGTCCTCAAGCCCGCTCCCGAGACACCACTCGACGCCTACATCCTCGCCGAGATCGTCGACGAGGCCGGCCTTCCGCCCGGTGTCGTCAACTTCGTTCCGGCGGATCGTGAGGTCGGACAGCACCTCGTCACCCACGACGGTGTCGACAAGGTGTCGTTCACGGGAAGCACGACAGCCGGGCGCAAGGTGGCGTCGCTGGCCGGCGAGCAGCTCAAGCGCGTGACGCTCGAGCTCGGCGGCAAGTCGGCCGCGATCATCCTCGACAGCGCCGACCTGTCGGAGACGGTGCAGCCGCTGCTCGACGCCGCCATGATGAACAACGGTCAGGCCTGCGTGGCCCAGACCCGCATCCTGGCGAGCCGCGACCGCTACGACGAGGTCGTCGATGCCTTCGTCGATGCCGTCGGTGCTCTGAACGTCGGCGACCCGCTCGACGAGGCAACCCAGATCGGACCGCTTCTCGCCGAACGGCAGCGGGAACGGGTCGAGGGCTACATCGCCAAGGGTCGCGACGAGGGTGCCAAGGTCGCCATCGGAGGCGGCCGCCCCGACGGGCTCGACCAGGGCGTCTACGTCGACCCCACCCTGTTCGTGAATGTCGACAACTCCATGACGATCGCCAGGGAGGAGATCTTCGGTCCGGTCGTGTCGGTGATTCCCTACGACGACGTCGACGACGCCGTGGCGATCGCCAACGACTCCGACTACGGCCTCTCGGGATCGGTCTTTGGAGCCGACGTCGACGAGGCGCTCGACGTGGCCCGTCGCGTGCGCACGGGCACCTCGACCGTCAACGGGTTCCTCCTCGACTTCGCCAGTCCTTTCGGCGGGTTCAAGGACTCGGGAATCGGACGCGAGCTCGGCGAGGACGGCCTCAAGGCCTACCTCGAGACCAAGTCGATCTGCCTCCCGCTCTGA
- a CDS encoding FadD3 family acyl-CoA ligase — MSDTSPRGDIEFGTIPRLVREAADRHGNAEALVDVDAGYSVSFNELAGQVDAVARGWIARGIEPGDRVAVWAPNIWEWVVAGLGVHAAGGVLVTVNTRFKGREAAYVLRSSGARALATVTDFLDTDYVDLLRGAVDVDTELPDLEHTVVLRGSAPDGTTSWQDFLASGAGVDDATASERAAAVAPDDVSDLLFTSGTTGSPKGVETTHGQNLRAFRSWGDVVGLTAGDRYLVVNPFFHAFGYKAGILASLMAGATILPHAVFDAGEVLDRIPRDAISMLPGPPTLYQTILATPDLDSRDLSSLRLAVTGAAAIPVELIVRMRDELGFDTVITGYGLTEAAGIATMCRHDDDPETIATTSGRAIPGVEVLVVGDDGDEVPCGEPGEVVVRGYNVMRGYFDDPEATAEAIDADGWLHTGDIGVMDERGYLRITDRLKDMYVVGGFNAYPAEIEGLISAHPGVAQVAVVGVPDDRMGEVGMAFVVPMPGTELDADELRSWCRDEMANYKVPRHVRVVEALPMNATGKVLKYELRDRAAADLT, encoded by the coding sequence ATGAGCGACACGTCTCCGCGCGGTGACATCGAGTTCGGCACGATCCCGCGACTCGTGCGGGAAGCGGCCGACCGGCATGGCAACGCCGAGGCGCTCGTCGACGTCGACGCCGGGTACTCGGTGTCGTTCAATGAGCTCGCCGGCCAGGTCGATGCCGTCGCCCGCGGCTGGATCGCCCGGGGTATCGAGCCCGGTGACCGGGTGGCGGTGTGGGCGCCCAACATCTGGGAGTGGGTCGTCGCAGGCCTCGGCGTCCACGCCGCCGGTGGGGTTCTCGTGACCGTGAACACGCGGTTCAAGGGCCGCGAGGCGGCCTACGTCCTCCGGAGCAGTGGAGCACGCGCGCTCGCCACCGTCACCGACTTCCTCGACACCGACTATGTCGATCTGCTGCGGGGCGCCGTCGACGTCGACACCGAGCTCCCCGACCTCGAGCACACGGTCGTCCTGCGTGGCTCGGCCCCCGACGGGACGACCTCCTGGCAGGACTTCCTGGCCTCTGGCGCCGGAGTCGACGACGCCACGGCCTCGGAGCGCGCCGCCGCGGTGGCGCCCGACGACGTGTCGGACCTCCTCTTCACCTCGGGCACGACGGGCTCGCCCAAGGGCGTCGAGACCACCCACGGCCAGAACCTCCGGGCGTTCCGGTCGTGGGGCGACGTCGTCGGTCTCACAGCCGGCGACCGCTACCTCGTCGTGAACCCGTTCTTCCACGCCTTCGGCTACAAGGCGGGCATCCTCGCCTCGCTGATGGCGGGCGCCACGATCCTCCCCCACGCCGTGTTCGACGCCGGCGAGGTGCTCGACCGCATCCCCCGCGACGCCATCAGCATGCTCCCCGGCCCACCCACGCTGTACCAGACGATCCTGGCGACACCCGATCTCGACTCTCGGGACCTGTCGTCGCTGCGGCTCGCCGTCACGGGCGCGGCCGCCATCCCCGTCGAGCTCATCGTGCGGATGCGCGACGAGCTCGGCTTCGACACGGTCATCACGGGGTACGGGCTCACCGAGGCTGCGGGCATCGCCACGATGTGCCGCCACGACGACGATCCCGAGACCATCGCCACCACGTCGGGGCGTGCCATCCCCGGGGTGGAGGTCCTCGTGGTGGGCGACGACGGCGACGAGGTGCCGTGCGGCGAGCCGGGTGAGGTCGTCGTGCGGGGCTACAACGTGATGCGCGGCTACTTCGACGATCCCGAGGCCACCGCCGAGGCGATCGACGCCGACGGGTGGCTGCACACCGGTGACATCGGCGTGATGGACGAACGCGGGTATCTCCGCATCACCGACCGGTTGAAGGACATGTACGTCGTCGGCGGCTTCAACGCCTATCCGGCTGAGATCGAAGGGCTCATCTCGGCACACCCGGGCGTCGCCCAGGTCGCCGTGGTGGGCGTGCCCGACGACCGGATGGGCGAGGTCGGCATGGCCTTCGTCGTGCCGATGCCCGGCACCGAGCTCGACGCCGACGAGCTCCGCTCCTGGTGCCGTGACGAGATGGCCAACTACAAGGTGCCCCGCCACGTTCGTGTGGTCGAGGCCCTTCCGATGAACGCCACCGGCAAGGTCCTGAAATACGAGCTACGCGACCGGGCCGCCGCCGACCTCACCTGA
- a CDS encoding AMP-binding protein, translating into MEFQLADLFEALTDDAPDAEVLVAGQVRHTRQILDRRANRLAHHLAGEGVTRGDRVAVYAYNRAEWVESLLACWKLGASAVNVNYRYVADELRHVLVDASPAVLVYERGFAANLADVLDDVEELATLLVLEDGSPPDSPTPGVDYEEALAESSEERGFAPRSGDDEYVLYTGGTTGLPKGVVWRHEDLYTNLARRLSAGQRGTPASGIERPEDVVVMSENPLGLRTLALAPLMHGGGQYPLVITMFNGGVTVVSTDRSFDAERVLTLVADEDVTTLTIIGDAMGAPLAEAAASGEWAPDSLGVITTGGAVLSEDVRAALREAFPGAVVTGGIGASEIGTAAYEAGAEGVEGPHFRLAADTAILDDALEPVPPGGVGRVARRGAIPLRYHGDPEKSAENFPVDRHGTRWVVPGDIARVEDDGTFVLLGRGSQCINTGGEKVFPDEIENVLAGHPDVADVIVVGAPDPVWQQRVVALVDPVEGASPTLTELQAHCRKRLAGYKVPRGLVLGPLRRTEVGKPDYPWAEETARSATP; encoded by the coding sequence ATGGAGTTCCAGCTCGCAGACCTCTTCGAGGCGCTCACCGACGACGCTCCCGACGCCGAGGTGCTCGTGGCCGGACAGGTTCGGCACACGCGCCAGATACTCGACCGGCGGGCGAACCGGCTCGCGCATCACCTCGCCGGGGAGGGCGTGACCCGCGGCGACCGGGTCGCGGTGTACGCCTACAACCGCGCCGAGTGGGTGGAGTCGCTGCTGGCGTGCTGGAAGCTGGGCGCTTCGGCGGTGAACGTCAACTACCGCTACGTCGCCGACGAGCTCCGACACGTCCTCGTCGACGCGTCACCTGCGGTCCTGGTGTACGAGCGCGGCTTCGCGGCGAACCTCGCGGACGTCCTCGACGATGTCGAGGAGCTCGCCACGCTTCTCGTCCTCGAGGACGGATCCCCGCCCGATTCGCCGACCCCGGGTGTCGACTACGAGGAGGCGCTTGCGGAATCGTCGGAGGAGCGGGGTTTCGCGCCGAGGAGCGGCGACGACGAGTACGTCCTCTACACCGGTGGCACGACGGGCCTACCCAAGGGCGTCGTGTGGCGCCACGAGGACCTCTACACGAACCTGGCCCGGCGGCTCAGCGCCGGGCAGAGGGGAACGCCTGCGAGTGGTATCGAGCGTCCCGAGGACGTCGTGGTGATGTCGGAGAACCCGCTCGGCCTTCGGACGCTCGCCCTCGCACCGCTCATGCACGGCGGTGGGCAGTACCCGCTCGTCATCACGATGTTCAACGGCGGCGTGACGGTCGTTTCGACCGACCGGAGCTTCGACGCCGAGCGGGTGCTCACTCTCGTGGCCGACGAAGACGTGACGACGCTGACCATCATCGGCGACGCCATGGGCGCACCGCTGGCGGAGGCAGCGGCCTCGGGGGAGTGGGCGCCCGACAGTCTCGGCGTCATCACCACCGGTGGCGCCGTGCTGAGCGAGGATGTACGCGCCGCGCTGCGTGAGGCGTTTCCGGGTGCCGTCGTCACTGGCGGGATCGGAGCGTCGGAGATCGGCACGGCGGCCTACGAGGCCGGCGCCGAAGGGGTGGAGGGCCCCCACTTCCGGCTCGCAGCCGACACCGCCATTCTCGACGACGCCCTGGAGCCGGTTCCTCCCGGCGGTGTCGGACGGGTGGCACGTCGCGGGGCGATACCTCTGCGCTACCACGGCGACCCGGAGAAGTCGGCCGAGAACTTCCCGGTCGACCGGCACGGAACGCGGTGGGTGGTTCCCGGCGACATCGCCCGGGTGGAGGACGACGGCACGTTCGTGCTGCTCGGCCGCGGGTCGCAGTGCATCAACACGGGCGGCGAGAAGGTGTTCCCCGACGAGATCGAGAACGTCCTGGCCGGCCATCCCGACGTGGCCGACGTGATCGTCGTCGGTGCACCCGACCCGGTGTGGCAACAGCGTGTCGTCGCCCTCGTGGACCCGGTGGAGGGAGCGTCGCCGACACTCACGGAGCTCCAGGCCCACTGCCGGAAGCGGCTGGCGGGCTACAAGGTGCCGCGTGGGCTCGTGCTCGGGCCTCTGCGCCGCACCGAGGTCGGCAAGCCCGACTACCCGTGGGCCGAGGAGACCGCCCGTTCCGCCACCCCCTGA